In Mastigocladopsis repens PCC 10914, a single window of DNA contains:
- a CDS encoding YqiA/YcfP family alpha/beta fold hydrolase: protein MALHYIYLHGFASSPHSAKAQNLRSCFAQANVKLKIPDLNASDFSHLTITRQITQIASEFNHDSTSVTLIGSSLGGLSSAHLGQQYAQVQRLVLLAPAFGFLSHWLPKLGDETVQRWQKEKYLMVYHYGEEEKLPLSYDFVTDASQYKEDLLQRPIPTLILHGRHDEVIPIQASRDFAQKRPWVELVEFDSDHGLGNVMAEIWQAIRLFCQLP, encoded by the coding sequence ATTGCCTTGCATTACATCTACCTTCACGGCTTTGCATCGAGTCCTCATTCTGCCAAAGCACAGAACCTACGCAGTTGCTTTGCACAAGCAAATGTCAAGCTGAAAATTCCCGATTTAAATGCTAGCGATTTTTCTCACTTGACAATCACTCGCCAAATAACTCAAATTGCATCTGAATTCAATCATGATTCTACATCAGTAACGCTCATAGGCTCGAGTTTGGGTGGTTTGAGTTCTGCCCATCTGGGACAGCAATATGCACAAGTGCAACGCCTCGTCCTTTTGGCACCTGCTTTCGGGTTTTTATCCCATTGGTTGCCCAAGTTAGGAGATGAAACAGTACAGCGTTGGCAAAAAGAAAAATATCTGATGGTTTACCACTATGGGGAGGAGGAAAAACTTCCTCTAAGTTACGATTTCGTCACAGACGCTAGTCAATACAAAGAGGATCTGTTGCAACGCCCCATCCCCACTCTTATCTTGCATGGACGACACGATGAAGTGATTCCCATTCAAGCCAGTCGTGATTTTGCTCAAAAGCGTCCTTGGGTAGAGTTGGTAGAATTTGACAGCGACCACGGTTTAGGCAATGTTATGGCAGAAATTTGGCAGGCAATACGATTATTCTGCCAGTTACCTTGA
- a CDS encoding histidinol-phosphate transaminase, producing MLPFIRSDLAQFTAYKPHPSSDTAQPIQPSIQIDRLDTNESPYDLPPQIKEKLTLTFEQLIETNRYPDGGHETLKSAIAEYVNESAHLSPSVFTPSHISVGNGSDELIRSILIASCLGGEGCVLLAQPTFSMYAILAETLGIPVVKVGRNETNFEIDLQAAQLAIEQTQNPPIRAVFVVHPNSPTGNPLTTAELAWIRSLSEHILVVIDEAYFEFNQNTLIGELSQRPNWAVLRTFSKAFRLAALRVGYCLAHPEFIAILEKARLPYNLPSFSLTAATVALQNRTLLLESIPQTLIERAKLIQTLSQHSTLQVWESATNFVYMRLKPDGSHSQDAAVKNLHQNLKAAGTLVREIYGGLRITVGTPEENTRTLNRLQAALVHSNS from the coding sequence ATGCTGCCATTCATCAGGTCAGACTTAGCCCAATTTACAGCTTACAAACCTCACCCCAGTAGCGATACTGCTCAACCGATTCAACCATCAATCCAAATTGACCGCCTAGATACCAATGAAAGCCCTTACGATTTGCCACCACAGATAAAAGAAAAACTAACTCTGACTTTCGAGCAACTTATTGAGACGAACCGTTATCCTGATGGTGGACATGAAACACTTAAAAGTGCGATCGCTGAGTATGTCAATGAATCCGCTCACCTTTCGCCATCTGTGTTCACTCCTTCCCATATTTCTGTTGGCAATGGTTCAGATGAACTGATACGCTCGATACTCATTGCCAGTTGTTTAGGAGGAGAGGGCTGCGTTCTGCTCGCTCAACCCACTTTTTCTATGTACGCTATTTTAGCGGAAACTCTCGGCATTCCTGTAGTAAAGGTAGGTCGAAATGAAACGAATTTTGAAATTGATTTACAAGCCGCTCAATTAGCCATAGAACAGACTCAAAATCCTCCCATCCGGGCAGTTTTTGTTGTTCATCCCAATTCACCCACTGGCAATCCTTTAACAACAGCAGAGTTGGCATGGATCAGAAGCCTGAGTGAGCATATTCTAGTCGTTATTGATGAAGCTTACTTTGAATTTAATCAGAACACCCTGATTGGTGAATTATCACAGCGTCCTAACTGGGCGGTATTACGCACATTTTCTAAAGCTTTCCGGTTAGCAGCATTGCGAGTTGGCTATTGCCTTGCCCATCCTGAATTTATTGCCATCTTAGAAAAAGCTCGCTTACCCTACAATCTTCCCAGCTTCTCATTAACAGCGGCAACGGTTGCACTGCAAAACCGTACACTCCTGTTGGAGTCAATTCCCCAAACCCTGATTGAACGAGCCAAACTCATCCAAACTTTATCTCAACATTCTACATTACAAGTTTGGGAAAGCGCGACTAACTTTGTTTACATGCGTCTCAAACCAGATGGTTCTCACTCTCAAGACGCTGCTGTAAAAAATCTTCACCAAAATCTGAAAGCTGCTGGCACTTTAGTGCGGGAAATTTACGGAGGATTGCGAATTACTGTAGGGACTCCAGAGGAAAATACCCGGACACTCAATCGACTACAAGCTGCCTTAGTTCATTCAAATAGCTGA
- a CDS encoding GNAT family N-acetyltransferase yields the protein MTQVKVFSYRSDGVLGYLKIFLLHKIKTKLALNPSFFHSSHQEPVLAAALAASCQFQIRAATPPDLTSVAQIIAESFHSQSGLLGWLFPLLRLGIYEDLRHRLASPAPHQVCLVAVDTTADAASSLVGTVELGMRFSDSWMQVGRSCPYLSNLAVHPQYRRQGAASGLLIACEKVALSWGFQDLYLHVLENNHQARHLYFKLGYQVHKVESHLNTFFLRRSRQILLHKRLNVNLTI from the coding sequence ATGACCCAAGTTAAAGTTTTTTCATATAGGTCTGATGGTGTTTTAGGATATTTGAAAATATTTCTGTTGCATAAAATCAAAACTAAACTAGCCTTGAACCCCTCGTTCTTTCACTCATCTCATCAAGAACCAGTCTTAGCCGCAGCTCTTGCAGCTTCCTGCCAATTCCAAATCCGTGCGGCTACACCTCCTGATTTGACTAGTGTTGCCCAAATCATTGCTGAAAGCTTTCACTCCCAGAGTGGTTTATTAGGGTGGCTTTTTCCTTTATTGCGTTTGGGTATATACGAAGACTTAAGGCATCGATTGGCATCTCCTGCGCCTCATCAGGTTTGTTTGGTTGCTGTTGACACGACTGCTGATGCCGCAAGCAGTTTAGTTGGAACTGTAGAATTGGGTATGCGTTTTAGTGATTCTTGGATGCAAGTCGGTAGGAGTTGTCCTTACTTGTCTAATTTAGCTGTACACCCACAATATAGGAGGCAGGGTGCTGCTTCTGGGTTACTGATAGCTTGTGAAAAAGTTGCTCTTTCCTGGGGATTCCAAGATTTATACCTCCACGTTTTAGAAAATAACCATCAAGCACGACATCTCTATTTTAAGCTGGGATATCAAGTGCATAAAGTAGAATCCCATTTGAATACATTCTTCTTAAGACGCTCACGCCAAATTCTCTTGCACAAACGCCTAAATGTTAACTTAACTATCTAA
- the pstB gene encoding phosphate ABC transporter ATP-binding protein PstB, whose translation MATDIRNGNQTDTVFRTEGLNVYYGNFLALRDIWLEIPKNRITALIGPSGCGKSTLLRCYNRLNDLIDGFRAEGNVYYQGENLYASHVDPVVVRRQIGMVFQRPNPFPKSIYDNITFGPKLNGYKGNMDELVERSLKQAALWDEVKDKLRQSGLSLSGGQQQRLCIARAIAVQPEVILMDEPCSALDPISTLRVEDLLHQLKEHYTIIIVTHNMQQASRVSDMTAFFNVQTSEKGGRTGYLVEYDRTEGIFQNPKQEATREYVSGKFG comes from the coding sequence ATGGCAACTGACATTAGAAACGGAAATCAAACTGATACCGTTTTCCGTACAGAGGGACTCAACGTCTACTACGGCAATTTCTTGGCATTACGAGATATTTGGCTTGAGATTCCTAAAAATCGAATAACAGCCTTAATCGGACCTTCTGGGTGTGGCAAGAGTACCTTGCTACGCTGTTACAACCGCCTCAACGACCTCATTGATGGGTTTCGGGCTGAAGGTAACGTTTATTACCAAGGTGAGAATTTGTATGCATCTCACGTCGATCCTGTGGTAGTGCGTCGTCAAATTGGGATGGTGTTTCAAAGACCAAACCCGTTCCCAAAATCAATTTATGACAATATCACCTTTGGACCCAAACTGAACGGCTACAAAGGTAATATGGATGAATTGGTAGAGCGATCGCTCAAACAAGCAGCTTTATGGGATGAAGTGAAAGACAAGCTACGGCAAAGTGGTTTGTCTTTATCTGGGGGACAACAACAGCGCTTGTGTATTGCCCGTGCGATCGCAGTTCAGCCTGAAGTTATTTTAATGGATGAACCTTGTTCTGCTCTTGACCCCATCTCCACGCTACGGGTTGAAGACTTGCTGCACCAACTCAAGGAGCATTACACCATCATTATCGTTACCCACAATATGCAACAAGCTTCGCGGGTTTCAGATATGACAGCCTTTTTTAACGTCCAAACTTCCGAAAAAGGAGGTCGTACCGGCTACCTTGTAGAGTATGACCGCACAGAGGGAATTTTCCAGAATCCCAAACAAGAAGCCACCAGAGAGTACGTCAGCGGTAAGTTTGGTTGA
- the pstA gene encoding phosphate ABC transporter permease PstA, with product MTSTSSDHPSTGFSGSLSRSPTSPRTLFSTVMTVLAFICGILALLPLIAVLSYVIIQGISSLRPGIFTELPPPPFVQGGGFGNAILGTVVMVGIGALISIPFGVLAAIYLTEFSSGNISRGIRFATNVLSGVPSIIAGVFAYGIVVDATDQFSAVAGGFALSILMLPIIVRTTDEALQLVSQDLRQAAVGLGATNFQTVAWVVVPAAVPAIVTGATLAIARAAGETAPLLFTALFSQYWPNALFQPTASLAVLVFNFAISPFKNQQSLAWAASLILVLLVLLTSVIARWATSRKIQ from the coding sequence ATGACTTCTACTTCTAGTGACCATCCCTCTACGGGATTTTCTGGCAGCCTATCTCGCTCCCCCACATCTCCCCGGACGCTGTTTAGCACGGTGATGACAGTTCTAGCTTTTATCTGCGGAATATTGGCTCTTTTACCTTTGATAGCGGTCCTGTCTTACGTCATTATCCAAGGTATAAGTAGTCTGAGACCGGGTATATTTACAGAATTGCCACCACCACCTTTTGTACAAGGAGGTGGTTTTGGTAATGCCATCTTGGGAACGGTAGTTATGGTAGGGATTGGAGCTTTAATTAGCATTCCCTTTGGAGTTTTGGCAGCAATTTATTTGACCGAATTTAGTTCTGGTAATATATCCCGTGGGATTCGCTTTGCCACCAACGTTCTGAGCGGAGTACCTTCAATCATTGCTGGAGTTTTTGCTTACGGTATTGTGGTAGATGCAACAGATCAATTCTCGGCTGTAGCTGGGGGATTTGCTCTGTCTATTTTGATGCTACCGATTATTGTCCGAACAACTGACGAAGCCTTGCAGTTAGTATCGCAAGATTTGCGACAAGCAGCTGTGGGATTAGGTGCGACTAACTTTCAAACTGTTGCATGGGTAGTTGTGCCAGCAGCTGTTCCGGCAATTGTCACTGGGGCAACTTTAGCCATCGCCCGCGCAGCTGGAGAAACTGCACCTTTGCTATTTACTGCTTTATTCTCTCAATACTGGCCTAATGCTTTATTCCAGCCCACTGCCTCTCTTGCGGTTTTAGTTTTCAACTTCGCAATTTCTCCGTTTAAAAACCAGCAGTCACTAGCTTGGGCGGCGTCTTTGATTTTGGTGTTGTTGGTTCTACTCACCAGTGTTATTGCTCGCTGGGCGACGAGTCGCAAAATTCAATAG